A window of the Planococcus citri chromosome 4, ihPlaCitr1.1, whole genome shotgun sequence genome harbors these coding sequences:
- the LOC135843865 gene encoding uncharacterized protein LOC135843865, translating to MFEYDSDSSYSNSASDSRSDSDDFDDYSEEDYNDSDSNDSYFNHDRIRVVMGSGSSSEESDSDDEICYEADLKPTSVPRLERMALFSVAIALWNHATVAIPGIITNHGAWRTSLDDEVPKWIDALPIPKSFTKCITKHFNNVKFNANEWISYIFRAVFLKQGRKTDLYQYINLIVWYPNDSINSVATARNLLQSDKLTKEEKFRLACTYCMQEDVEKIWPTTDENAVLDKFRFVEFPLICYWKRYCAEKLDKTRAPRKLYKDEIMIQQDFVDNWPAIEYFFDRLDVEQRVSKVIWFVEKGSSFQKLLLAKLDESRRLPVIMEKLSTIMSNFADLKSEDGHECVVEMWYDVRSFITQDQFVTLFNELLVNSTEASSLMEIWNSTPDDFKRHIFKSDYVNFVKKVMRWFAIKGNKEISFVSSLLLESADVDSLREITKTTFFSKECCRQFLCYSDVELLDQLINIFLPEAAESTSFKLSLAKTAYFRKRCKELISGLQIQTLVKFLDFGFSKNDPSAVQFMRQMLDPHLGYLNQKCSGYYSTGNLKGLNDFLALLASSYPEIVADYKKKLLFGPRGIEACMNHFGPSYDILAAVIADGIPIESVAEFKKKIILSPKAIDKLQKMILDGLLSDAENCARWFLESDSDRKELRTLLIDRLNDEKSCVEPETTKKFSEFLL from the exons ATGTTCGAGTACGATAGCGACAGTTCATATTCGAATAGCGCGAGTGATTCTCGATCCGACTCTGACGATTTTGACGATTATAGCGAAGAAGACTACAATGATAGTGATAGCAATGATTCGTATTTCAACCATGACAGAATCCGAGTCGTCATGGGTAGTGGTTCCAGTTCTGAAGAATCCGACTCAGACGATGAGATCTGCTACGAAGCTGATC TTAAACCGACTTCGGTGCCAAGATTAGAAAGAATGGCATTATTTAGCGTGGCAATCGCGTTATGGAATCATGCCACCGTCGCGATACCAGGAATAATAACGAATCATGGAGCATGGCGTACATCCTTGGACGACGAAGTACCTAAATGGATAGACGCGTTACCTATTCCCAAATCGTTTACTAAATGTATCACGAAACATTTCAATAACGTGAAATTCAACGCGAACGAGTGGATTTCTTACATTTTTCGAGCAGTATTCTTGAAACAAGGCCGAAAAACGGACTTATATCAGTATATCAATCTCATCGTTTGGTATCCCAATGACTCGATTAATTCTGTCGCAACGGCTCGAAATTTGCTGCAATCCGATAAATTAACCAAGGAAGAGAAGTTCCGGTTGGCGTGTACGTATTGCATGCAAGAAGACGTAGAAAAAATCTGGCCAACAACTGATGAGAATGCTGTCCTCGATAAATTTCGCTTCGTCGAATTTCCTTTGATATGCTATTGGAAACGTTATTGCGCCGAAAAATTAGATAAGACACGTGCGCCTAGAAAACTGTACAAAGACGAGATCATGATTCAGCAAGATTTTGTCGATAACTGGCCAGCaatcgagtattttttcgatCGTTTGGACGTCGAACAACGAGTTTCTAAAGTTATTTGGTTTGTCGAAAAAGgatcatcttttcaaaaattattactcgCGAAACTGGACGAATCTCGACGCTTACCAGTGATCATGGAGAAACTTAGCACTATCATGAGTAACTTCGCAGACTTGAAATCCGAAGATGGCCACGAATGTGTCGTTGAAATGTGGTACGATGTTCGCAGTTTCATCACCCAAGATCAGTTCGTTACCTTATTCAACGAGCTTTTGGTCAACTCGACCGAAGCCTCCAGtttaatggaaatttggaaCTCTACTCCTGATGATTTCAAGCGTCATATTTTCAAATCCGACTACGTTAATTTTGTCAAGAAAGTAATGCGGTGGTTCGCCATTAAAGGAAACAAAGAAATCTCTTTCGTGTCATCGCTGTTGTTGGAGAGCGCCGATGTAGATTCGTTACgagaaataacaaaaacaacatttttcagCAAAGAATGCTGTAGGCAATTTCTATGTTACAGTGATGTCGAATTGCTAGACCAGCTCATTAATATATTTCTTCCCGAAGCAGCTGAATCGACTAGTTTCAAGCTATCTCTGGCCAAAACTGCGTATTTTCGTAAACGTTGCAAAGAATTGATATCCGGTCTTCAAATTCAAACACTCGTGAAATTTCTGGATTTCGGTTTCTCGAAAAATGATCCGTCAGCGGTACAGTTTATGCGTCAGATGTTGGACCCGCATTTGGGGTATCTTAATCAGAAATGCTCGGGTTATTATTCGACCGGTAATTTAAAAGGCTTGAATGACTTTCTGGCTTTACTCGCATCATCGTATCCTGAAATAGTTGCAGACTATAAAAAGAAACTACTCTTTGGTCCGCGTGGTATCGAAGCTTGCATGAATCATTTCGGTCCTTCGTATGATATTCTGGCTGCAGTTATAGCTGATGGTATACCGATCGAATCGGTCGCCGAGTTTAAAAAGAAGATCATTCTTTCACCCAAGGCGATCGATAAATTACAGAAAATGATACTCGACGGACTGTTGAGTGATGCAGAAAACTGCGCTCGCTGGTTTCTCGAATCAGACTCGGATAGGAAAGAATTGAGGACGCTGTTGATCGATCGgctgaatgatgaaaaatcttgCGTTGAGCCTGAAACGacaaaaaagttctctgaattTTTATTGTAG